DNA sequence from the Alosa alosa isolate M-15738 ecotype Scorff River chromosome 2, AALO_Geno_1.1, whole genome shotgun sequence genome:
tggttttcaaagtgggggccggggccctctggggggccgcgagggggtgccaggggggcctcagcaagttggaaggaaaaataaaaggaacaaataaatacatttgaaattttaaaatatacctattactatgagggttgttatacaatgtcaTTACAATATTGTGTCGCATATctggacattatattttccatgataatgactgaataatagtagagcgatagctctcatatagcagaaagccccaaatacaatttttacacactgtatgctctatcgcgaagtgcttgtggctaaaataattattaggattagcttaatgtatttttacatttgccgtagtattgtcgatgggtttaataacacattaagggggtccttggccagaacctagtggtatttggggggccttgtcgtggaaaagtttgggaacccctggcctaggctacattaataATCCCCACAAGCAGTCGAAACgtacggagcccgggagagctcactttaagtgatattttttctggtcgtgataatttgtgagcacgttttcctttaattaagccctcgaattaataaaacgtgagcacgttttcctttaattgagccctcgaattaatacaacgtgaccccgttgtaggcctaaattgagctctcgaaatatgtatttcgtgctcacatttagtaattcccgacattttctcactgctcgctgtgctgtggtggcaacttcatgttaccttgacatggactaggcctacagctgtctgtaacagttcatattggtaatgtgatgataactgtaagcagctaattaaagactttaggtggtcatgttttatagcggacttctactctttgtagcaggggcactgtggtgtcaaccgccagctatggagacccataatggggaaattctactacaaaggctactcgcgggctctgttgtagcctaatgaccggtttccactatctcctggattgttgacttaactgtgaggtctagaagtcaatcgaagcacatcacagcgacaagctcccaaacaattacaacacgtagacctactgttggtacaaataggctactgcgtattagtagtatcgcctaatacccacccaatacaataaggttccctctagcgcccgatgggcctcaccatataacccacgcgcacaccaatgatgcacacaacgaggtaagctttgatacggactatgaaacgggagacataaacagtgtcgttcacgatgctcagcttctcaggctatgtagcccagctcacaccgttcgcgataaacaccacagctctgcatacacttggacctcaacaaacactcaaaacttcgccaaacattcagctggacgatgttggcaaggggcctgtacaaacacacacaatcatctgctctcccacctacagcctacctaacggggctataaccaggtgcactgcaatcaatgagattccctctacgtcactacaagcgacacacctcccGACGTCGTTCCCGGgataccccttgacaccacactatgtttttgtgcacacaattgaatttcttcgagcccacgttttaattattcgtgggtgcgttttagtagatcgagatctcgaatatactataacgtgctcatgtttacatgtgtcaagacaatattgagtgcacgttttacaaattgtggccacgtttaagtagatcgtgctcacaatgttctataaccatgttcacaaattgtgctctcgttttaataaatcgtgccctcgttttagtaaatcgtgcgctcgttttagtaaatagtgcactcgtttaataaattgtgccctcgttttactatgcttaaaatgagagctcaatttagtaaaatgagctcacactatagtaaaacgagagcacaatatagtaaattgtgcacacgatttagtaaaccgagcgcaccatttagtaaaacgagcgtacgatttagtaaaacgagtgcacaatatagttaaacgagggcacaatttagttaaacaagagcacaatttagtaaaacaagcgcacaatgtagtaaaacgagcgcacattctctcaacatgcaaaacattttgcgatgacccctctagggctccgtagTAACGTATCAAAATGTAGTGCAGGTGTAGTTAGTTGAGTTGCGCGGCCCACCTCAGCCATCACAAAGACATCGCTGAAGCGTGTTGGGGCCCCTCTCAGAGGTAAAAGGTTCTCCAAGCTTATGGCTCCCCAAGCAGTCGGCTGGTAGCAGACCAACAGGTTGATTTCTTTAGCCTGTGTGAGAGGCCACACATACGAATTATAATTAAAAGGATAAACAGTCGACGTGTGAAAACAGCGAAATCGTTGAAAAAGTGAGCACTAGTAGCCTACCTTAACTTGCTGCCTGCGGAGTTTCGACATATGCATTCTGCTCAGTGCTTCCGCTGCTTTCAGCTGGCAGGTAATGGAGTCTCCCACTTTTTTCTCCGCCTCAAGTGCATTGCTAACAGTTACCTCTTTCATTTTAAGCGAAGTTAACCGAGCACACACCCGCTGCCTCGACGCATCTATTTCATTTTGGATTTCTTTTGGTGGCTCCTCGTAAGCCATGTATCGCGCTCTTTGCTGCGGACACATTTTACGGATCTCACCTGGTGTAGCTTTATTCCGATTTCTGTAGGCAAATGCGTTATTTGTACGGCCAGAATCGCCCATATCACTTCATGTAcgcttattttattatttagaaATAAGAATATTTTGCATTCGTTATCATTGTGGGAACGGCTAACTTTTCAGTGCAGCAAGTCCATATGACGCATTATGTTTATTATTGCGTAGTCTCTTGAAATTCAGCCGGCCTCACACTAGGCTACACACTACAAATGATCTTCAGATCTTCAGAGATAACAGTGGATCTATagtttgagtttgagtttaTTCACAATACCACTTCAAACATTACAATAAACCAGTATAGGTACAAAGACAGACGGGTAGAGTCTGGATAGGGGATAGCCTACAGATATTTCGTAGGTCTGACTGCAGGTCTCTCACTAGGCCAGGGGTTCCTAACcttttttggcaggtgaccctattgatgatgtcaGAAAACGTTGGCGACCCCAATCCTTCACAacataagagagagagtatcTCATCTCTGCTGTAACAGCGGTATTTCCCCCAAATGTCCTAGCAagcttatttgtttgtttgactaaCTCGCCTGGTTGTTTGGCATACCTTGAAGCAATCAAAGTAACAAAGTTGTGTTGCTGCTTTGAAGCAATCAAGCATTATTACCCATAATGATCTCATGCGGGATGTCTAAATTTATTTTTAGGCTACATAGCTAGATTGTAATGAAGGATCCGATTAGTTACTTAACTTGGATATCATGGAGGTTTTCATATATACAGTGGTGTGATTGCCCCCTTCCTGAGTTCttatttttttgcatgtttgtcACACCTAAATGTTTCAGATCATCAAACAATTTTAAATATAAGACAAAGATAAAAGataacacaagtaaacacaaaattaattaaatttatTAAATGGAGGTTTTTATTATTAAGGTGGAAAAAATCTAAACCTACATGGTCCTGTGTAGAAGTGTTTGCCCACCTGTTCTCAATCAAGAAATCACTTAAATAGGACCTGCATGACAAAGTGAAGTAGACCAAAAGATCCTCAAAAGCTAGACATGCTGAGATCCAAAGAAATTCAGGAACAAATGTTACtccagtaaaagtaaaagtcctccttttacatttccacttgaggggaagtacaaaagtacttgccttcaaatttacttaagtatcaaaagtaaaagtcctgaaatGTATTCTGACTagccaatccaatccaatccactttatttatatagcacattttaaacaaacacaaggttcccaaagtgctgtacagcaAGATAAGAAACACATTAAGACACCACAGAAGCACAATAATAGGATAAAGTATTACAATTAAAAGAGATAAAAACTaactaaaataaaagtaaaaatacataaaaactaaaataaaagtaaaagtaaaaagtaagttgactaatacagttgcatttactatTGTTGAAATGATTCAGCACAGACATAGGCATTCATTGAGCCTTTCTCCTCCATTCAAGGACAAAATCAGCTAATAATTGTTGTATGTAGAAAGaactaaaaacaaactaatgtgaTATCTTATCTTAGATACTTCAAAGTAACCACATTTTTCTTTGTTGAATGAATTACACTTTGGGACCAAATCAAGATGTTCCCTTTTGTGTTTAATagtgtcagattgtctatcaTTGTCTATCATTTGCTCGATGGCGTCAAGAGGCTAGTTATGGTAACATCAATATTGTAAAAAGGGGTCAACAAGGTACAGTAAATAGTGGATATGACTATAACATAGGTTAGACAGCACCATTATGTAAAGCCTAGCTTGCTTAATAGAAAATATACATGTAAGTACACATGTATTTGGGCAGtcttttttccaaaaggaacttcagctgtacttcagctgtcacaaaatgtagtggagtaaaaagtaagatatttggcctcaaaatgtactggagtaaaagtaaaaagtttaacaaCGGATggcgtaagcccatgtaaagtgaacgagctgcgtctccagcactgcattcAATGCAAGCGTGTGTAGGCATCATTTCAAAGCATTTTTCTCATTTTATAGTGAGGTAATTGGTTATTTATTTTGCAGATATTATGTTTCTATTGCTAATAATCGACTTGTTTCCTGAAAATAGACAGTCAAATTAACACTTTCAAAACATAAATTTGATCAAATtccttgtcttttctttttcgtGTGGAAAAGGAAAAAACTTGGCAATAAAATGATTCTAATTCTGATTATGATCCTCatcatctctgaggacctctcttggaccctcgtcacctctaccctgatcaagaaggctcaccagcatctcttcttactgaggagactaaagaaggtccacctgtctccttagatcctggtgaactaccgctgcaccatcgagagcatcctcaccaactgtgtgacattatggtatggcaactgctctgcctccgaccggaaagcactgcagagggtggcgaaaactgcccaacgcatcttcggttcctcactcccctccattgaggccatccagggcaagcgatgcttgcgtaaggtgcccatcaaagactgttctcacctcaaccacattttgttatctctgtgcttgtactctgcacaatgacaaaaaagttaaatctaatctaatctttgACTGACGTGTTCAAAACTGTATGAAATTTGAAGTGTATGATccttatgacaccctctgagtGCTTGCCAAATTTCATGGAATTACGTTCTttgggggccatacaataaattaatttatgtgtacataaatgcgcacacacaaacacacacgcacagacacagatgcacatgCGCACATAGTCTTTGAAACAATGAAGAAGACAAAGAATGCTACAAGACAACCAGACATTCCCtgaccccaaacacacatagtcacacacatactctcacacacacacacgcatgcacacacacacacgcatgcatgcacacacataaaaacacaggcacccacacacagacacacacacacacatgcacgcatgcatacacacacacaggaacacacacactcacataaagacacacgcaTAAAAACACAGGCAcctacatgcaggcacacacatacatatgcacgcatgcatacgcacacaggaacgcacacactcacactcacacactcacatgcaaacacacacacacataaagacacacatgcatacacgcacgcacacccacatgcacacatataaacacacaaccacagacacacacgcacgcattcattcacacacacacaccatcaccccccacacacacacacacacacacactacacactcacaagcgaacatacacacacacaccacacactcttttacatacacaaaagttgcaagagtaggggatggagtaggagatggagacaaatttattttgcatttggcgtgatttatttttagtttttatttatttcattttatttatttttacagagATAATGTGCAGGAcagagcggcggtcatattttgtaccactatgcgttacatctagttgttattattactaataTGCTTAAAATAGACTTTTTCAACTTTTTTGATAACTTCATTTTACTGTAACTATTGTAATGTTCATATTCTGTaaattgctttggacaaaagcatctgcaaaATACTATAACTATTACCAAAAATCTTTAAgcgtagcgctctagaatctttgctataACTATATACAAAAGTGACTACtaagtaaaagtaaataaaagGATACACATGCAATGCAAGATACACATGCATtttcaagacatggaggtggaggtggtgtttaTACACATGTTTTGGGAACACAGAACTGTAATCGCTCCAGGGTAAAGGAcagttttttgtattattattattcatgcaAAACCTTCTGTTACTGTAAACACAGAGCCATAGCTGCAATGGAGCCATTGGAGTTGCACAGAACTGCACTGGAGCCACTTTGCATCTTCTACATGACTCTGGTTCAGTATGGGAGATTCTATCAGTGGATTTAAATCAATACAAGTGGAGTTCTAGAATGTGCCTATTGGAATCTTGGAACATTCTTACTGTGCAAAGTAGAATACTGAGGTAGAACACTCAATCAGTTTGACCTGGCTACACCAGAGATAACACTGAGAGAGCTTTCTGCTGGCAATTTGATACCTTTGGTACCTTTAGACCAAGCTGAGGCCAATTTCAGTTGctgaagatggaggagaggggagagcacGGTTGCTTCATGGAAGCCATAAGAGTCTGCTTAGCCACCATTCGAGACCGGATCAGACAAAGGAGAACAAGACAGAGGACCAAAAACGATAGGATCAGTCGAAACTCGGCcatggagaaagggagaaaagggaAGAAGTCACCGGTACTGAATTCTGGGATGAACACCAAAGTGTATAAGCCAAAGCACGCGGCTAAAGTCACACCTGCTAACATGGACACTGCTCAGGGAAGGAGGCAGGAGGAAGATGGAGCTCCTGGAAAACTCCAGGACAGAATGAAGGCTTCCCTGCAGGCTTTTCAAGAGCAGCGCAAGCCATACTGGGTGTTccagagagaatggagagaaaaaaCCCTGGATCAAACTAACAGGGTGGACTCTAAGGCCAGAGAGGATCTCCAGCCTGGAGAACCAGCTAGTGAGAACGCAAACATCGAGGACACTGAGGCTGGAGAGGATCTTCAGCCTGACGAACAAGCAAGTAAGACTGCAAATACCTAACACTGATAATTCATGCCCATAGTTGtctttttatggaaatattatAGACTATAAACTGCTAAGTCACGCCCACAGTTAACCTTTTTCAAACTGTTTCTAAAAGGCTGGGTTGTTGCTAATGGCGAGATGTGGCAGAAAATGGCCCAAGATGGTCCTGTTGTCTGCAACATTCCCATCATGAACTGTAAGTAAAGATTTTAGGAATTATGAGTACATTTGTAGTGACAATTTAAAGTTGCTACAATTTATAGGGCCAGTTTTCCATACACAGATTTAGTCTAAACCTAGACTAAATGCCCATTTTTAATGGATATCTTCATTTGCAATAGACTGTGTTCATTCCACCTTGTCTTTTGATCGTACAGcactttaaaggtgctctaagcgatgccacaagttttttaggctaaaacattttatgtcacttactgcaaacatcacctaaccaactagctgtctgtgtcctgaaatCACTGTAAAcaaacgcgatctctgtggacagcccaggctccagcaacaaaaacaacctgggcaaacctagcccataaaaacataacaaactgttccagcaaatcacagaagagatgcatgtttaggagagtttcaattgaacgggagcagcatgggagggagggggatgaaGTAGCTactgatgttttgtttgaaagtcaacagaagtgacattacccagcatcgcttagagcccCTTTAATAAACTGCTGCTTTTAAATGTGATTtacaaataaattgaaattaacAGTGACATTGACAAAAAATGCTGAATGTTGAATGGTGTTGCCTGTTGACTTgagtgttttattgtttttgtcacAGCTGACCAGGGCTCCAGTTACCCTGTCCCAGCTGAAAGGTCCCTTGACACCCAAGCCGGAGAGGATGTTCAGCCTGATGAACCAGCAAGTAAGACCGCAAATAGCATAGACTTCAAACTACTGATTCATGCCCAGTTAACTTTGTATGGGAATAGAGTAGATATAACTGCTAATTCATGCCCACAGTTAACCTTTTTCAAACCTTCTCTAACAGACTGGGTTGTGGCTAATGCTCAGATGTGGCAGAAAATGGCCCAAGATGGCCCTGTCATCTACACAATGCCCTTCATGAACTGTAAGTTAAAGTTCCTTTGAAGATACAATTTAGTTGTCAGAATTCATAGGGCCAGTTTCGAGTACAGGGAGTAACCTTAGACCTAGTCTAAAAAACGATTTTCACTGGAAATCTTCATTGTATAGGACTATGTTCAATCCATCTTGTTTTTGGTCATACAGCACTTTGAACAGCTGCTGTTGTTTATAAATGTGCTTTACAAATAAACTGACATTAATTGTGACATTGAACAAATGGGTGAATGTTGAATGGTACAACTTGTTTGACTTGAGTGTGTCATTGTTGTTGTCACAGTTGAAGGGCTCCTTGTCACTCAGGCTGGAGAGGAGCTTCAGGCTGATGAACAAGATTTTTACCCTGATGAACCAGCAAGTAAGACAAATATCATAAACCTAAAACTGTTAACTTGTGCCCACCGTTCACTTTTTATGGGAATGGCATAGACCATTAACTGCTATTTCATGCCAGAGATAACATTTGTCAAACTTTTTGTAACAGGCTGGGTTGTGGCTAATGGCCAGATATGTGGCAGAACATGGCCCAACAAGATGGTCCTGTTGTCTGAAAAATGCCCATCATGTACTGTAAGTTAAACACTTATAGTTGTTATaattaatagggccagtttccCATACGGGGAGTAAGCTTAATCCTAACTAAATGTCAATTTTCAAAGGAGATCTTCATtgtatactgtaggtctatCTTGCTTTTgattgtacagcactttggttaACTGCAGCTGTTGTTTTAAAATATGcttaataaataaattgacATTAATAGTGACATTGACAAAAATGGGTGAATGTGTACTGCCTGTCTTGAGTgtgatatttttattttaattataaaTCAGCACACTATTCAAATTGAGGAGGAAtacattaaaggtgcagtctgtGACTCTGATCATCTATTACGCCGTCAAATTCAGTGAGCTGCATCTCTAACActccattctgtgtgtgtactgtgctcCCAACATACTGTTCAGACACAGTCCTGGCTCTGCAAATGGGAAATAAAACAAAGTAGCTTGAATTGAGACATACACTATTCCTGCCCATACAACAACCTCACCAGAATCagactagcctgacgagccaaacccacattaaaatgtagggtctagggactcaccgtttgcagtactcagtccgaggggcgggataatcggttgtctttcaaattccctctgcacgcaataggatagcgctacaactcatgagtcccatgtgttttccctccagcggagctagttggctagtagGAAACTTTTgctaacttaaaaaaaaacttaactCGTGTCATGCTGTTTGCCAACAgtaacatccatcttctttgttttcaagtagcagggaattcaggCCGAACCGtttcaactctgccatcaatcattatgttaagcccacctaacgactctatacacaatgtgattggccctatcaaagttgaatttttccagctcgcaagccaattgagagttgctagactagcccagacagcaaattaaatttgctgccgctagggtgcgtctagatttctagaaCTTGAGTACGGACTAAAGTAAAACAACTCTGATTCTGATCAGCAATGAATTGATACAACCTATATCCTGATGGTTTTTCCACAGAGGATCCTGGAAGAAGGCCCTTCCAAATCTATATAGGACTCCATCCTAAATTACTGTGGACAGCCAAGAAATGGTTCAGCTAGTCAGCTACTATTCTTAAACTGTTCAGCTGCCCTTCAACTGAGCATTTCATTGGTATTCTACATCAAATAAATATATTGCATACTTTACTGGATGAAGCTGTCTTGGTGTGggtttgagtgtgcatgtgtgtatgtgtgcctgagtgagtgagagagaaagagattctGTGATTAGCAGAGTAATCAACGCAACGTTTccaagcacaacacacacagaacagactcTCTCAGAATCAAACTAGGAGCCCATCaccttacttacttacttttttggTCCACTGGGTACAAATGTGTCTTATCTGCAGGGCTTCTGCAGGTTTCAAGGAGTTCAATTTAAGAGTTTCTAAGGCCATTTCAGGACTATCATTTCCCAGAATTATTATCAAAGTCAATACATTTGAACTTCTATAAAGCTACAAGGTTTTTATGTTATCAGTTCCACTTAAATATTGTTATAATCATAGGCCTATTACACTGTGACTGCACTGTGTAAACTTTTCTAGACTTTTtaatagagatgcaccgatatggaattttggGGCCGATAACAATAactgatatttattggtttgttgtggccaataccgatacgataaccgatatacTGTATTACTAATATTACAGCATACCACCTAAGacggacagaactcat
Encoded proteins:
- the LOC125291198 gene encoding uncharacterized protein LOC125291198: MEERGEHGCFMEAIRVCLATIRDRIRQRRTRQRTKNDRISRNSAMEKGRKGKKSPVLNSGMNTKVYKPKHAAKVTPANMDTAQGRRQEEDGAPGKLQDRMKASLQAFQEQRKPYWVFQREWREKTLDQTNRVDSKAREDLQPGEPASENANIEDTEAGEDLQPDEQASWVVANGEMWQKMAQDGPVVCNIPIMNSDQGSSYPVPAERSLDTQAGEDVQPDEPANWVVANAQMWQKMAQDGPVIYTMPFMNFEGLLVTQAGEELQADEQDFYPDEPASWVVANGQICGRTWPNKMVLLSEKCPSCTRILEEGPSKSI